The DNA segment TACGTGAAGAGCTTGCCAGACAGGGCTATGTCAAGGCTGCCAGAACACGGATTCGCAAGAAAAAGAAGCAGGAGCTTCCGCATTATGAAACCTTTGTCTTTGATGATGTGCTTGTTTATGTCGGCAAAAACAATTTACAAAATGATTATGTTACCTGGCGGTTAGGGAAAAAAAGCGATACCTGGCTGCATGCCAAGGATCTGCATGGTGCCCATGTCGTCATAACATGCGAACATCCAAAGGAAGAAATACTGCGCAATGCCGCTATGCTTGCCGCCTGGTATAGCAACGGCCGTTATTCCTCCAGCGTCCCTGTGAATTACTGCAATATTCGGCAGCTGAAGAAAATACCCGGCAATAAGGGCAGCTTCGTTTCCTTATCCAGCTACAAAACGATTTACATTGATCCGGAACCTGCCGGTATCCAACGGCTGATGGATGAGCATCTGACAACACAGAAAAAGCATTAGAATTCCGATAATGTAAATATAAAAAAGCTGCGCACGCATGATATCACATTGCACGCAGCTTTTTTCATATGCTGATAACTATTACCATAGGATTAGTATTTCTGCCAATACTTGCGAAAGATTTGAATACCGGCAAATACGATGAGCTCTACAAGGAATATCCCCAGTGCAATGCCCATCAGATCCCATGGCAGAATATAATCTGTTGCCGCCTTCCCCATCATTACAATGGAAGGAGAAAGCATATAGCTGAAGAGCCCGTTATTGATAACGTACAGGCCCGCAAGAATCAGCAATACCACCTGTGCAAGCTTAGGAAGAAATTCCTGCAGAATCAGAAATGCAGTAAGAATTACCAGACCAAGCGCCAGATAAACCATAACTCCCTGTAATACACTATCCCATATAAAATATCCGCGTACGCCTTCTCCTATGCCGATAAATACTGCACTCAGCAGCGCACTCAGCAAATAAGCTCCGATTACCAGCCTTATGCGCTCCTTCGCATTCTGCTGACATTCCCTATACAGATAGAGAAGAAAGCAGGAAAACAGAATCCAGGATAAGGCTACAGAAACCTGATCAACAAAGAAAAGACTATAGGCAATACAGGCAAGCATCATCCCTATTGTCATATATTTATATGATTGCTTCATCAAATGAGCACCTTTCCGATACCTATTGAAAGTTATCTATGTATGGATACTATACCATATTTCATATAGCAGGACAATAGGCAAAGCCTAATACCCGCATTCCGTTTTCATCCTGTTTTTATTTTTCCCTACATGTCTTCATCCTCCTGCCGATTTTTAAACAGGGAAAAGAAAAAGGACACAAACATGTCCTATAACAATACAATATTATGCTTTTCACATTCCTCACGCATTGCATCACTCCACTGTGATACCTGCACCTCTCCGATATGTGCCTTATTCAACAGAATTAAACAGATTCTTGACTGTCCGATTCCCCCGCCAATGGTCAGTGGAAGCTCATCCTGCAGCAGCATCTTATGAAATGGAAGCTCCTTGCGTTCCTCACAGCCTGCTTTTTTCAGCTGCTCCTCCAATGCCTTCGCATCGACGCGAATCCCCATACTGCTAATTTCCAGCACCGTATCAAGAATTGGATAATACAGCAGAATGTCTCCATTCAATGACCAGTCATCATAATCCGGTGCTCGTCCGTCATGCTTCCTGCCACTGTTCAGCGTATCACCGATTTTCATAAGGAACACCGTTTTATGCTGCTTTACGATTTCATATTCCCGCTCCTTCGGCGTCAAATCCGGAAAACGATCCTCTAATTCCTGCGTGGTGATGAAATACACATCCTCCTGGATAAACGGCATCAGGTTTTCATATACGATATCCAGTTCCTTCTCCGTTTCCTTCAGAGCCTTCATGATATTGCGCACTGTCATTTTCAAAAAATCCATTGTCCGGTTTTCTCTGCTGATAATTTTTTCCCAGTCCCATTGATCCACATAACAGGAATGCAGATTATCCAGCACCTCATCCCGACGAATTGCATTCATATCCGTATAAATTCCCTTGCCGACATTCAGATTATATCGTTTCAATGCCATTCTCTTCCATTTTGCCAGCGAATGTACAATTTGATAGTCTTCCCCTTCAATTTCCATAATATCAAATGCAACTGGACGTTCCGTACCATTCAGATCATCATTCAGACCGCTGCTTTTTGAAACATACAGTGGAGCAGATATACGCATCAAATTCAAATGATGCGCTAACCGTCGTTCAAACAGATCCTTCACGTATTTGATGGCGATTTCTGTGGATATGATATCCAGCTTGTTCTCATAATATTTTGGTATGACCAGATCTTCAACTGCCATAGCTTCACTCCTCTTTCATATACTTATTCATTATACATGATTTTATTTACAAAATATATCTTTTTTTGAAATATTTTTCAATAATTTCCAAATCACTTACAGAATCTTTCATCCATACCAAAAAAATAGAGAACGATGATGTTCTCTAATCGCTTATTTATATTTTTTAAACAGATACAGCTTTCCGAATTCTTCTCTTTGAAAGCCGTTTGTTTCCAGCACATGCATCGATGCTGTATTCTTTTTTTCTACCAGTGCATATATGGACAAAAGCTGCAGCTGGTCAAAAGCCTCCACACACAAATCATGAATTGCCTTTTGCATGATACCCTGATGCCAGAATTCCACCCCCAGCCAGTAGGACAGCTCTGCACTGCTGCTCGTTTTCTTTTCACACTCCAGAAAGCCGCACACTTTCCCATCCTTTTCCACTGCACGAAACAGATACCGCTGAGGATCTGCACTCTGATAAAAATGTATTGTCGATACTGCATTCAGAAATGTATCCGGATATAAATATTTCCACACTCTTTGCTTTACATAATAAGGATGCATGGACAGGCTGTGAAGCTCCATGGCATCTTCCACATCCCAGGGACGCACCATAACTGTCATATTGATCACCATGGTATAGTATGCACAAATCCCAGCTTTGTAAACAGTTTCTACTGCATTCCAGCATTTTTTAGCATGCAGTTAACGTGATTCCCAAGATGCATATATATGATTCACAATTCATAACGTATTCAGCGCTTCGTGAATCTGACACTATCTACTTTTTCTCATAGAGGATTTGAATATCCCCATCGACAAAGCCGACACCAACACCGGCATATGCCTTCAGCTTATCAGCATATTTTCCATTGCGCAGATATTCTGTAAGCTTTGTACTCATTTCCATAAGAATCTGATTCCAGTCAGCTTCCTCAATCCATGTATACGGTGTTTCTCTTGTCACGAACACTTCTTCACACGCCCAATCTGAATCATTTGCGTCGAAGTCCTCCGTACCGGCAAATTCAACTGACCATTGCCAGTCCTCCTGCTCATACAGATTGAAATTCACAGCCATGATATCCTGGGGCAGCGGTGTGCATAAAATGAAATCTAACCATTCTTCAAAGCTCTCCATATCATCATCACCCTTCTTCTGTCTGTATTCTATCATATCTGCACTCTTTCGTCATGCATACATACAAGAAAAAAGGATATACAGCACCTATCCTTGTTCTCTTATATGTATTTCAATCATCTGCTGTACAAAGATTACATGCTTTTTCAGATAAAGCATTCAGCTCGTTCACTTCCGGTATTTTCCATCAGGGGCTATCTGTCAGCAATATCCTCACCATTGATTATAAACGTTTCACAGCGCGTACAATAATATGCTGAAACAGCAGCCGGTACCAAAGTTTGCTCAGCGATTTGTATATCCTGAGCATTGCTCGGATAAATCTTTAACAGGTGTTTTTTTTCAGAAAAGATGATATGGGAGGCCGCCTGTATATACCCCTTTCTCATTTCTTTGCCACAATACGGACACAGCATATTGAAATCCTCCTGCTTTCTTATTTATAAATATTGGATAGAGCTTTCTTTTCATGATTTCTGTTATATTTGACCACAAGGCCTAGTATTCTATATTAGAAGCATCGCAAATACAGCAGCCTCTGTATGTCCTCCATATGCTGCTCATCACTTACACGGTAGTGAATCCAGCCGCCGTTCCCACAGGGATATTTATTGTCGATATATTCCCTTGCATAGGGCTTCAGTTGTTCATACAGCGAAGCGTATTGCTGGTCGGAGAGACGCATCATGACTGTAAATGCTCCTGCCTCTGCAAACACGTTGCATATCAGCTTCTTTTTCTTACGATGTGCAATTCCCCAGCCATACTGATTTCCATAGGGAAATGTGATACTCTGTTCTGTTTTACATGTTTCAGACAGCCATGTATTCAATTTTGTAAACAATTCCGCATTGACTCCGCAGTAGGCAGACATCTGTAAAAATGTTGGCTGCTCCTGTTTGTTCAGCATTCTCTCATACATCGTGTTTACCTTCCTTTCTCGTTAATAAAGCTTTTGTGTTTTCATTATACCATTTGCAACAGCATCCGTCATTATTTTCCAATATCTCATATACATTTTTATGCTTTGATATTTCAGAAACCTTTCTTTTTCTTATACGTCTCCTAGGTTTTAAATATTTCATATGCTTTGTTTATTTTAAACATCAGATGCCTATCTATACGTTATATACTTTTCATATTTTTATATGCAATCTTATTTTCCCTATACATTATCTTTATTTTATATGCATTTCCTGATTCTGCTGTTTGCCCCGGCCTGTTTACACATATAGAAAAGTACTTGCACAAGTTTCTATTTGCGTACGGTAAGCCCTGCTTATTCAACATTCACTGTTCTATCTTTTCCTTCTACGACTCTGTTTTCTCATGGAATCCATAGCGAGGGCAATCTCATTTAACATCGTAGTAAGCAGACTTCGCTCAAAGGGAGGTAAAACCTCCTTCTGTTTTAAGGCAATCCCGACTACCGCATATACCTCAGATTTTTTCCTTATGGAATAATACAGAGCCTGTGCATACGGCAGTGTATTTGTTGAAGCTCCAGCTTTTCTGTTATTCATAAAAACCCATTGTGCAACAGAACGTTCATTCTCTGATAAAAAGCTTAGCTCTTCCTCCTCATCCAGCTGTTCATGATAAATGATTGGCTCCTGCAGTCTGCCATTCTTTACCCCGTATATAATAATGGTACGATTCAATAATTTATATAGCTGCCGTACCGCTTCCTCCGCCAGCTGTGCCATCGTTTCTGCAAGCTGAAGCTGCTGCGAGGTTTCCAGCAGAATTTCCATTCGATGTGCCTGCATGGCATTTACCTTTAACTGGGTACGCATGGTTCTGGTCAGTGTGCTGATGATAAAGGATACGATGAACAAAACTGCGAATGTCATGATGTAAGCAGGATGATAAGCCTCCAGGGAAAACCGCGGCGCAGTAAAAAAGAAATTGAATAAGCCAACTATTAACAAAGATACCAACAAACCATACATACGGGAATTGGTGAAATAGGATATCAGTACGATTCCCAGCAGATAAACCATGATGATATTTGCTTCCGGGAACTGGAGATGATACATGATGATATTGATAAAAGTGGCTGCCATAAAGATACATACAGTTATCCAGAAATCCCGATGAACAAAGCGGGACCGTGTATGAAAATATCGTTTTTTCCTAATTTTACTACGCACCTGTGCATCCGGTATGATATAGATATCAAGCTCTGGAGCCAGCATTGTCAACTGGTCAATCAGCGTTTTTGCATGGGAATGACGTCGTGGAGAGGAACGCCCGATCACAATCTTTGATACACCGCTGATTTTTGCATATTCACTGATTTGTGAAGCGATATCCTCACCGGTTACCGTTACAATGTTTGCATTAAACCGCTGGGCAAGCTGTCGATTTTGTTCCAGCTGCTCCTGATCTTCTCTGGATAGCTCATCATCATTCACATTTTCCACATAGATTGCAGTAAATTCCGCAAAGAATGCACTAGCCATACGCGCAGCAGTACGAATAACCCTGCCATTCGTCTTTGAGGGACTCAGACAGAGAAGAATATGCTCTCTTGTGGATTTGCGATCCTTTAGACTAACGCGTTTATTGACGCGATCAGCACATCGGCGAAGAGCAATTTCCCGCAAGGCGATAAGATTATCCCGCACAAAAAAATTATGAAGGGCTTTTTGTGCTTCTGTTCTGTGATAGATTTTTCCTTTTTTCAGACGCTCGATAAGATCATCCGGTTCGATATCTACCAGCTCTACCTGGTCTGCATCATCAAACACATCATCCGGAATCCGCTCCTGTACCTGAACACAGGTGATTCCTGCAACTATATCCTGCAGACCTTCCAGATGCTGAACATTCACTGTCGTATAAACGTCAACACCGGCATGCAGCAGCTCCTGGATATCGCTGTAACGCTTTGGATGCCGTAAGCCCTGTGCATTGGTATGGGCAAGCTCATCCACCAGTATAAGCTGTGGATGACGATGTAAAGCTGCATCCAAATCAAACTCTGCAAGCCGTACGCCATGATATTCGATCTTCTTCAAAGGGATACATTCCAATCCCCGCATCAGAGCTATGGTATCACTTCGATCGTGCTTTTCAATATAGCCGATCACCACGTCAATACCTTCCTGTTTTCTACTTTGTGCTGCTTCCAGCATTGCATAGGTCTTTCCAACTCCGGCACAATAGCCGAAGAAAATCTTTAATTGTCCCTGCTTCATTGCCATCACCATGCTTCAGTATAACAGCTATTGGTTCCGGTGCTTCAATCTTTAGGCTATTTTGACCTAAGCTGTGCTTTCTTTATACAGTATTAACAATCAACCGTATTGCTTCTTGAGATGAGCCTTCATGCTTTTCCAATATCTCTGTTTTAAAGTATGGATACAGCTTATTTTTCAGCAGCAGACATTCATCATCAGTTTCCAACTGATGCATGTTAAAGGCGATACCGTTAGCTTCCTTCAGCATAGCGGATACAGTTCTTTTCAAACGCTGCATAAATGCGTTATCGAAAACCGTATTCTACACTCTTATTTCATTACTACTCACCGTCAGGTAATGCATATGTTTTTCACAGAAGCTATTAGAATATGGTGTTAAAATAATAAATCGTATAGTATCATTTCCTCATTTACTGATAGTTCTCTATTTTTTTATTGCCTGTGAATGATAACCTCATTTCAGATATTTGTTAACGGATAACTCTTGTATGCACTCCCTCTATGTATCGGTATACAGCAACTAGCAGCTTCGAATAACACCAGCTTCCTTTATGTCTATAACAATATATTCAGATTGTCATCTTTTCCTGAAAACCTTTTTATGATATGATTCCCCCAGGTGATGATATGAATTATAAACTGATTGTAAGTGACCTGGATGGTACACTGTTAAATGAGAAGAAATTTGTAAGTGACAGAAACAAGGAGGCCATTCGCAAAGCCAGAGAAGCCGGTATGTCCTTTGCGATTGCCAGCGGACGACCGTTATATCCGATTCTATCTCTCATCAGGGAGTGGGGAATGGAGGAGCTTGTAGATTATGTTCTGGGTATGAATGGCGGCAGTATATATGATACCGCAAAGAAAGCAGAGAAGCATTTCTTTATGCTGGATGGAGGAGTTTTAAAGCAGATCATGGATCAGTATCATGACCTGCCTGTACGCTTTTGGATATTTGAAAGGGAAAAGCGCTATGTAAACAAAGGGGATGAAGTGACCCGTGCGAACGCTGCCCGTTATCATGAGGATGAAGAGGTTACAGATTTATATGCATTGTGTAACCAGCCAAGACAAAAGCTGATTGTGGAATGTCACCCGCAAGATATGGAACGTGTGGAGCAACGCTCAAGAGAGCTTGATCTGCCGACATGCGCTGCATTTCGATCCGATCCCACATTATTTGAATTTGTGGATAAACGGGTGAATAAGGCAAGCGGCCTGCAGCATCTGTGTAAGGAAATCGGAATCACCATGGATGAGGTTCTGGCATTTGGTGATACAAGCAATGACAATGAAATGCTGAAGGAGGTTGGACACGGGGTATGGATG comes from the Erysipelotrichaceae bacterium 66202529 genome and includes:
- a CDS encoding aspartate--ammonia ligase, with amino-acid sequence MAVEDLVIPKYYENKLDIISTEIAIKYVKDLFERRLAHHLNLMRISAPLYVSKSSGLNDDLNGTERPVAFDIMEIEGEDYQIVHSLAKWKRMALKRYNLNVGKGIYTDMNAIRRDEVLDNLHSCYVDQWDWEKIISRENRTMDFLKMTVRNIMKALKETEKELDIVYENLMPFIQEDVYFITTQELEDRFPDLTPKEREYEIVKQHKTVFLMKIGDTLNSGRKHDGRAPDYDDWSLNGDILLYYPILDTVLEISSMGIRVDAKALEEQLKKAGCEERKELPFHKMLLQDELPLTIGGGIGQSRICLILLNKAHIGEVQVSQWSDAMREECEKHNIVLL
- a CDS encoding GNAT family N-acetyltransferase, whose translation is MVINMTVMVRPWDVEDAMELHSLSMHPYYVKQRVWKYLYPDTFLNAVSTIHFYQSADPQRYLFRAVEKDGKVCGFLECEKKTSSSAELSYWLGVEFWHQGIMQKAIHDLCVEAFDQLQLLSIYALVEKKNTASMHVLETNGFQREEFGKLYLFKKYK
- a CDS encoding DUF3788 family protein, whose translation is MYERMLNKQEQPTFLQMSAYCGVNAELFTKLNTWLSETCKTEQSITFPYGNQYGWGIAHRKKKKLICNVFAEAGAFTVMMRLSDQQYASLYEQLKPYAREYIDNKYPCGNGGWIHYRVSDEQHMEDIQRLLYLRCF
- a CDS encoding DUF4118 domain-containing protein, yielding MKQGQLKIFFGYCAGVGKTYAMLEAAQSRKQEGIDVVIGYIEKHDRSDTIALMRGLECIPLKKIEYHGVRLAEFDLDAALHRHPQLILVDELAHTNAQGLRHPKRYSDIQELLHAGVDVYTTVNVQHLEGLQDIVAGITCVQVQERIPDDVFDDADQVELVDIEPDDLIERLKKGKIYHRTEAQKALHNFFVRDNLIALREIALRRCADRVNKRVSLKDRKSTREHILLCLSPSKTNGRVIRTAARMASAFFAEFTAIYVENVNDDELSREDQEQLEQNRQLAQRFNANIVTVTGEDIASQISEYAKISGVSKIVIGRSSPRRHSHAKTLIDQLTMLAPELDIYIIPDAQVRSKIRKKRYFHTRSRFVHRDFWITVCIFMAATFINIIMYHLQFPEANIIMVYLLGIVLISYFTNSRMYGLLVSLLIVGLFNFFFTAPRFSLEAYHPAYIMTFAVLFIVSFIISTLTRTMRTQLKVNAMQAHRMEILLETSQQLQLAETMAQLAEEAVRQLYKLLNRTIIIYGVKNGRLQEPIIYHEQLDEEEELSFLSENERSVAQWVFMNNRKAGASTNTLPYAQALYYSIRKKSEVYAVVGIALKQKEVLPPFERSLLTTMLNEIALAMDSMRKQSRRRKR
- a CDS encoding Cof-type HAD-IIB family hydrolase, whose amino-acid sequence is MNYKLIVSDLDGTLLNEKKFVSDRNKEAIRKAREAGMSFAIASGRPLYPILSLIREWGMEELVDYVLGMNGGSIYDTAKKAEKHFFMLDGGVLKQIMDQYHDLPVRFWIFEREKRYVNKGDEVTRANAARYHEDEEVTDLYALCNQPRQKLIVECHPQDMERVEQRSRELDLPTCAAFRSDPTLFEFVDKRVNKASGLQHLCKEIGITMDEVLAFGDTSNDNEMLKEVGHGVWMCNGTMDTKAHADAETLSNEENGVAWYLHKHIL